In Bythopirellula goksoeyrii, a single window of DNA contains:
- a CDS encoding peroxidase family protein — MGLFYRYVLVIILIPSCLGFNVASWATTLRSFDGTNNNLAHPEWGSVGSNFVRVAPVAYVDQTSVPDIAGRPNPRSVSVALFQQTEPHPNARRLSGYVYAFGQFLSHDMQLTQTGQDEFISFRIPSNDDIFFPNQTVALTRSVFDPLTGTGPDNPQQQVNFSTSFIDASVVYGADEASASVLRGGPVNPGARLRTSNDINGDGQNLLPRDAFGPRPDADFVAGDSRVNDNVVLSSLHTLFMREHNRLVDGLAIEHPDWSEEDLYQRARRMVGAQLQAITYNEFLPALLGPLAPSPHGIYDPNIDPSIINEFPAVFLRIGHSMLTDSFLRIENDGQPASEGPIPLEDAFFNPSALATSRELELFLKGLTFEIQEETDLEMVFGIRAALLGAIDIQRARDHGLPDYNTFREAYQLPRVTSFTDITPDVAIQQTLEAIYGNVDSIDPIVGALAEAHLSDASVGPLVAAVYAEQFRRLRDGDRFWYQNDPDFTPEELDVLQRTTLADIIRRNTGVLEIPDNVFFSVIPEPTTFLILAGVASVLLFKARTGFTVRNHQQVKQAFSKTD; from the coding sequence ATGGGCCTATTTTATCGCTATGTATTAGTTATTATCCTCATTCCCAGCTGTTTGGGATTTAACGTCGCTTCTTGGGCGACTACGCTCCGCTCTTTCGACGGAACAAACAACAACTTGGCTCACCCCGAATGGGGATCAGTCGGATCAAATTTCGTGAGAGTTGCTCCGGTTGCTTATGTGGACCAAACTTCGGTTCCTGATATCGCTGGTCGACCGAATCCCCGCAGTGTGAGTGTGGCCCTTTTTCAGCAGACAGAGCCCCATCCAAACGCGCGGCGGCTCTCAGGCTATGTTTATGCCTTTGGTCAATTTCTGAGCCACGACATGCAATTGACGCAGACTGGGCAAGACGAATTCATTTCGTTTCGTATTCCCTCCAATGACGACATATTTTTCCCCAATCAGACGGTAGCTTTGACCAGATCAGTCTTCGATCCCTTAACGGGCACCGGACCAGACAATCCTCAGCAGCAGGTGAATTTCTCAACTTCGTTCATTGATGCTTCCGTAGTTTATGGAGCCGACGAGGCAAGTGCGTCGGTTCTTCGAGGCGGACCAGTGAATCCCGGGGCCAGACTGAGGACCAGTAATGACATCAACGGAGATGGCCAGAATCTCTTGCCCCGCGATGCCTTCGGCCCGCGGCCCGACGCAGATTTCGTAGCAGGTGATAGTCGTGTTAATGACAACGTCGTGCTCTCCAGTCTACACACACTATTCATGCGTGAGCACAATCGATTAGTGGACGGCTTGGCCATTGAGCATCCCGACTGGTCCGAGGAGGATTTGTATCAGCGTGCTCGGAGGATGGTGGGTGCCCAGCTACAGGCAATCACTTACAACGAATTCCTACCCGCTTTACTTGGGCCTCTTGCGCCAAGCCCTCACGGGATCTACGACCCTAATATTGACCCTTCGATTATTAACGAATTCCCTGCCGTTTTTCTCCGCATTGGCCATTCAATGCTTACGGATTCATTTTTGCGGATTGAGAATGACGGGCAACCCGCCTCCGAGGGGCCAATTCCACTAGAAGATGCCTTCTTCAATCCCTCTGCTTTGGCTACTTCTCGTGAACTGGAGTTGTTTCTCAAAGGATTAACTTTCGAGATCCAGGAAGAAACTGATCTGGAGATGGTGTTTGGGATTCGGGCAGCACTATTAGGAGCAATCGATATCCAGCGGGCACGTGACCACGGCCTGCCGGACTACAACACATTTCGCGAGGCTTATCAACTTCCGCGTGTTACGTCGTTTACAGACATAACTCCCGATGTGGCTATTCAGCAAACATTAGAAGCCATCTATGGTAACGTCGATTCGATCGACCCGATCGTCGGGGCTCTTGCAGAAGCTCACCTATCAGATGCGAGTGTGGGACCACTCGTGGCAGCCGTCTATGCGGAACAATTTAGACGTCTAAGAGACGGAGACCGATTCTGGTATCAGAACGATCCGGATTTCACGCCCGAAGAATTGGACGTCTTGCAGCGGACCACATTGGCCGACATCATTCGCCGTAACACGGGCGTGCTGGAAATTCCCGACAACGTATTCTTCTCAGTAATCCCGGAGCCGACAACATTCCTCATATTGGCGGGAGTAGCTAGTGTCTTGCTATTCAAGGCTCGCACCGGCTTCACTGTCAGAAATCACCAACAGGTCAAGCAGGCTTTTTCAAAGACCGACTAG
- a CDS encoding sulfite exporter TauE/SafE family protein, whose protein sequence is MTEQMIVHLLVLVVAGLVAGFAGGLFGIGGGAILVPTFLSLFPLMGVGQEVVMHSAVGTCLALVVPAAIMATKTQHKLGNLEAHMLKTWIPWILLGTVAGTLTIQLLRTHDLKVLFTLYLFTSAIYVALKGASETGDEGEPPTVAKAGGGFVIGMLSVWLGLGGGTFAVPYLRAFHYPIKKSIAIASATGLVIGLGGAIGAAVHGWGEPGLAKFSLGYINLLAFVMIAPLVMTFAPLGSRVASKAPDRVLKWIYVALLVVISSYMAYRTFF, encoded by the coding sequence GTGACAGAACAAATGATTGTGCACCTCCTAGTCTTGGTAGTAGCCGGGTTGGTGGCAGGGTTTGCTGGGGGACTTTTTGGGATCGGCGGGGGAGCCATCCTCGTTCCTACCTTTCTTTCACTGTTTCCACTTATGGGTGTGGGGCAAGAAGTGGTGATGCACTCGGCAGTGGGGACTTGCCTGGCGCTCGTCGTCCCTGCGGCGATCATGGCCACGAAGACGCAACATAAACTTGGCAATCTCGAAGCTCACATGCTTAAGACCTGGATCCCTTGGATTCTGCTCGGAACAGTGGCCGGGACGCTTACGATTCAACTGCTTCGCACGCACGATCTCAAGGTCCTCTTCACACTCTACTTGTTCACGAGTGCCATCTATGTGGCTCTCAAAGGTGCCTCCGAAACGGGTGACGAGGGAGAGCCGCCAACTGTTGCCAAGGCTGGTGGTGGCTTCGTGATCGGCATGTTGTCCGTTTGGCTCGGCCTTGGGGGGGGCACGTTTGCGGTTCCCTACCTTCGGGCATTTCACTACCCAATCAAGAAATCCATCGCCATCGCCTCCGCAACAGGGCTCGTCATTGGTTTGGGCGGCGCAATTGGAGCAGCAGTTCACGGATGGGGCGAACCCGGGCTGGCGAAATTTTCACTCGGCTACATCAACCTGTTAGCGTTCGTCATGATTGCTCCGCTTGTGATGACCTTCGCCCCGCTCGGTTCAAGAGTGGCGTCCAAAGCACCGGATCGCGTACTCAAATGGATCTACGTTGCACTGCTCGTCGTGATTAGCAGTTACATGGCATATCGCACGTTTTTCTAG
- the ruvA gene encoding Holliday junction branch migration protein RuvA, whose amino-acid sequence MITKITGKPLTVSGETLTLAVGAFEYEVLVPEFARRHLQERIGKETSLHTIEYLEGNPMQGRMTPRLIGFLSGIEREFFELFCQVDGVGVRKALRAMVRPVQDVAQLIEDQDAKGLSTLPGVGPATAERIIAKLRRKVPKFALLVGRDVPADADVPRDVVSEAFDVLRALGHSESHARTLLDDALARKKKYKDVEELLHAVYEQRQS is encoded by the coding sequence ATGATCACAAAAATTACCGGTAAGCCACTGACCGTCTCCGGCGAAACGCTCACTCTTGCAGTGGGGGCCTTTGAATATGAGGTACTCGTCCCGGAATTCGCTCGGCGACACCTGCAAGAAAGAATCGGCAAGGAAACGAGCCTCCATACGATTGAGTACCTGGAAGGTAATCCCATGCAAGGCCGCATGACGCCGCGTTTGATTGGATTCTTGAGCGGCATCGAACGCGAATTTTTTGAGCTGTTCTGCCAAGTCGATGGAGTGGGAGTGCGCAAGGCATTGCGCGCGATGGTGCGTCCGGTGCAAGACGTAGCACAACTGATCGAAGATCAGGACGCCAAGGGACTCAGCACGTTGCCTGGAGTGGGCCCTGCGACAGCAGAGCGGATCATAGCGAAACTGCGTCGCAAGGTGCCGAAGTTTGCCCTATTGGTTGGGCGAGACGTTCCTGCAGATGCCGACGTGCCTCGCGACGTCGTAAGCGAAGCCTTCGACGTTCTCAGAGCGTTGGGCCACAGCGAATCGCATGCTCGGACCCTGCTCGACGATGCACTTGCTCGCAAGAAGAAGTACAAAGACGTGGAAGAACTGCTCCACGCAGTCTACGAGCAACGTCAGAGCTAA
- the cysS gene encoding cysteine--tRNA ligase: MSTMTESKLQTPELSAPHPTLHVYNTLSKKKEPFRTVEAGKVSIYLCGPTVYDKAHIGHMVGPVIFDCIKRYLQYCGYEVTWVVNITDVDDKLIKKANERGITMLEVAEENIADYNFNLSALGVDTIDHFPRATDCMDEIIALIESLVEQGFAYESEGDVYFEVSKDQGYGKLSNRNVEQMQGEGGGTAVRKRGPADFALWKTAKPGEPSWESPWGQGRPGWHIECSAMSRKLLGETFDIHGGGLDLVFPHHENEIAQSECCHSKPMVTYWAHNGLLRASSAAGKVGGKSDRAGEPASAGDESVSGKMSRSKGAGGLAELIQRQGGERIRFFLLRTHYRSTVLFNEPAIEEAGSGLDGFYRLFKRYERITGKSFYDLHAPAIRDEEHTSAGNSVLEAAANCRKKFIAAMDDDFNTGGAIGELFELAKVINKHCDDSKLEDSGQQDAEAIATLEKSLTTFKELTNVLGLFVNADAKPQAAGGDSLLGDVMQLVIDLRAESREKKNFATADVIRDCVGPLGIVLEDRAGGTEWSGGGADTLDGVMQLLIKLRQTARASKDFATSDAIRDRLAALGVTLEDRAGGTEWVKA, encoded by the coding sequence ATGAGCACCATGACCGAATCGAAATTACAGACCCCCGAGCTTTCTGCGCCCCATCCCACGCTGCATGTTTACAACACGCTCTCAAAGAAGAAAGAGCCTTTCCGCACGGTCGAAGCGGGCAAGGTGAGTATCTACCTGTGTGGACCCACGGTGTACGACAAGGCTCACATCGGTCACATGGTCGGCCCTGTCATCTTTGACTGCATCAAGCGTTATCTCCAATATTGTGGCTACGAGGTGACTTGGGTCGTAAACATCACTGATGTCGATGACAAACTAATCAAGAAGGCCAACGAGCGCGGGATCACGATGCTCGAAGTGGCAGAGGAGAACATTGCCGACTACAACTTTAATTTGAGCGCCTTAGGTGTCGATACGATCGATCACTTCCCTCGGGCAACCGATTGCATGGACGAAATTATTGCCCTCATCGAATCGTTGGTCGAGCAAGGGTTTGCCTATGAGTCTGAAGGAGATGTTTACTTCGAGGTTTCCAAGGATCAAGGCTACGGCAAGCTCAGCAACCGCAATGTAGAGCAGATGCAGGGTGAAGGAGGCGGAACGGCGGTTCGCAAACGGGGGCCAGCAGACTTTGCCCTATGGAAGACGGCCAAGCCAGGCGAACCTTCCTGGGAGAGCCCGTGGGGCCAGGGGCGGCCCGGTTGGCATATCGAATGCTCTGCCATGAGTCGCAAGTTACTCGGCGAGACCTTCGACATCCATGGCGGTGGGTTGGACCTGGTATTCCCTCACCACGAAAATGAAATCGCCCAGAGCGAATGTTGCCACAGCAAACCGATGGTCACGTATTGGGCCCACAACGGACTGTTGCGTGCCTCCAGTGCCGCAGGCAAAGTAGGTGGCAAAAGCGATCGCGCTGGCGAGCCCGCTTCAGCGGGCGATGAATCCGTCTCAGGTAAGATGAGCCGTTCCAAAGGCGCCGGTGGTCTCGCCGAGCTCATCCAACGACAAGGAGGCGAGCGAATCCGCTTTTTCCTCCTGCGTACCCATTACCGCAGCACGGTACTCTTCAACGAACCCGCCATCGAAGAGGCGGGCAGCGGGCTCGATGGCTTTTATCGCTTGTTCAAACGCTATGAGCGAATCACCGGCAAGAGCTTTTACGATCTGCACGCTCCTGCCATCCGCGATGAAGAGCACACTTCAGCCGGGAATTCCGTCCTCGAAGCCGCTGCCAACTGTCGGAAAAAGTTTATCGCGGCCATGGACGATGATTTCAACACAGGTGGAGCAATTGGTGAGCTGTTTGAACTAGCCAAAGTCATCAACAAGCACTGCGACGATTCCAAACTGGAAGACTCCGGCCAGCAGGATGCCGAGGCAATTGCAACGCTTGAAAAATCGCTCACGACTTTCAAGGAATTGACGAATGTCTTGGGTCTGTTTGTCAATGCAGACGCTAAGCCGCAAGCGGCTGGTGGCGACTCTTTGTTGGGTGATGTGATGCAATTGGTGATTGACCTGCGGGCGGAGTCTCGGGAGAAGAAAAATTTTGCCACGGCTGATGTGATTCGCGATTGTGTTGGTCCCTTGGGCATTGTGCTGGAGGACCGTGCCGGGGGCACGGAGTGGTCAGGGGGAGGTGCGGATACCTTGGATGGAGTGATGCAATTGCTAATCAAGCTACGCCAAACAGCACGCGCATCCAAAGACTTTGCGACTTCTGATGCGATTCGCGATCGACTTGCCGCTCTGGGGGTTACCCTGGAAGACCGCGCGGGCGGGACCGAGTGGGTGAAGGCGTAA
- the ruvB gene encoding Holliday junction branch migration DNA helicase RuvB encodes MAREPILSAEDTAPPTVAPVIDPEQREEDVALRPKRMEDMVGQREVYERLKIAVDAALIRGEPLGHVLLDGPPGLGKTTFATCIPRALNVPLQIASGATLMAPKDLLPYLTNAEEGSILFIDEIHRLPKSVEEFMYPAMEDFRVDITLGEGVSARTVNMSLRPFTIIGATTRSGLLSAPLRDRFQVREHLEFYSDEELTEIVRRNAAKLRIEIDDAAAEKIASCSRGTPRVANNRLRWVRDYATSRADGKITLDVAKTALKMLGIDQMGLDVQDRKYLETILRVFHGGPVGVEAVAHTLNTATDTLTDEVEPFLLRAELVVRSPRGRKLTTAGYHHLGVTPPADFRSSYAEPLDAEQDRLFE; translated from the coding sequence ATGGCCCGCGAACCGATTCTCTCCGCCGAAGATACTGCTCCCCCGACTGTCGCTCCTGTCATTGATCCTGAGCAACGCGAGGAGGATGTCGCCCTACGGCCGAAGCGGATGGAGGACATGGTCGGGCAGCGCGAAGTCTACGAGCGTCTCAAGATTGCCGTCGACGCGGCGCTGATTCGCGGTGAACCACTAGGCCACGTTCTCTTGGATGGTCCGCCCGGATTGGGCAAAACGACCTTCGCCACCTGCATTCCCCGGGCGCTGAATGTTCCGCTACAAATCGCTAGTGGGGCCACGCTGATGGCACCAAAGGATTTGTTGCCCTATCTGACCAATGCCGAGGAAGGTTCGATCCTGTTCATCGACGAGATTCATCGCCTCCCCAAATCGGTTGAGGAATTCATGTATCCAGCCATGGAAGATTTCCGTGTCGATATCACGCTGGGGGAAGGAGTCTCGGCACGCACGGTGAATATGTCACTACGGCCGTTCACGATCATCGGCGCAACCACACGTAGCGGCCTGCTCTCGGCACCTTTGCGGGATCGTTTCCAAGTCCGGGAGCATTTAGAGTTTTACAGCGACGAGGAATTGACCGAGATCGTCCGTCGCAACGCCGCCAAGCTTCGCATCGAGATCGACGATGCGGCCGCTGAAAAGATTGCTTCATGCAGTCGAGGCACTCCCCGGGTGGCCAACAATCGACTCCGCTGGGTCCGCGACTATGCCACGAGCCGGGCCGACGGCAAGATCACCCTCGACGTTGCCAAGACCGCCCTGAAGATGCTCGGCATCGACCAGATGGGTCTCGATGTGCAAGACCGCAAATATCTGGAAACAATCTTGCGGGTATTCCACGGTGGACCGGTCGGAGTGGAAGCCGTTGCCCACACCCTCAACACGGCCACCGACACCCTCACCGACGAGGTCGAGCCGTTTCTCCTGCGAGCTGAATTGGTAGTCCGTTCCCCCCGCGGCCGCAAACTAACCACCGCCGGCTATCATCATCTGGGCGTCACCCCGCCAGCCGACTTCCGCAGCAGCTATGCCGAGCCGCTCGATGCGGAGCAAGATCGATTGTTCGAGTGA
- the ruvC gene encoding crossover junction endodeoxyribonuclease RuvC: MRILGIDPGLNTTGYGVLEINDRKLRLVEAGIIRSKPSGTLSERIQEIYDGVTEAIDSLKPEVLALEKLYAHYDRPTTAILMGHARGVICLAAAEHGIEVEDYAATQVKKTLTGNGRAPKTQMQLAIQHELNLANLPEPADVADALAIAFCHYCVWRGQRVANQSADP, encoded by the coding sequence ATGCGAATCCTTGGAATTGACCCTGGACTGAACACCACTGGATACGGTGTGCTGGAAATCAATGACCGCAAACTGCGCCTGGTGGAAGCAGGCATCATTCGCAGTAAACCCTCTGGCACGCTCTCGGAGAGAATTCAGGAAATCTACGACGGTGTTACCGAAGCGATTGATTCGCTCAAGCCCGAAGTCCTGGCCCTTGAGAAACTTTACGCACACTACGATCGCCCCACGACGGCGATTCTGATGGGGCATGCCCGCGGGGTGATTTGTCTTGCCGCTGCGGAGCACGGAATCGAAGTCGAGGACTATGCCGCCACGCAGGTTAAGAAAACCCTCACTGGCAATGGTCGAGCACCCAAGACGCAGATGCAACTTGCGATCCAGCATGAGTTAAATCTGGCCAATCTCCCGGAACCCGCCGACGTAGCCGATGCCCTGGCAATTGCATTCTGCCACTATTGCGTGTGGCGCGGACAACGCGTTGCCAATCAGTCTGCCGATCCGTAG
- a CDS encoding restriction endonuclease → MNILAQIEALKQEVVQLSSQLAEAEQHSRVARKLLRKAKLRALYLRFAQALRAPAKEYSLWFPGVLIVGSFLGAAIAFVLLFLLGLSATSLAIGTSLAAVAMLGFLTRAIISPATSTLAKLIAEQQTIKAQLRQDLIQWEGESEDRRRRIETTKSTINELADSNRIEREQLLKENWKTMQGTEWQEFLVKVFEALGASAQMARTTGDEGVDLLVRFGEMMIAVQAKGFVGSVDKEAIQQVVAGKAHYGCDRAAVITNSRFSAPARSIALGHSCFLIGEQEFPAFVMGSNLEMFQ, encoded by the coding sequence ATGAACATCCTCGCTCAAATCGAAGCTTTGAAACAAGAAGTGGTTCAGCTTTCGTCGCAGCTCGCTGAGGCTGAACAGCATTCTCGCGTCGCGCGGAAATTGCTGCGAAAGGCGAAGCTGCGGGCTCTCTATCTCCGTTTCGCTCAAGCCCTGCGTGCTCCTGCGAAGGAGTACTCGCTCTGGTTTCCAGGGGTTCTAATCGTAGGGTCGTTCCTCGGTGCCGCCATTGCGTTTGTCTTGTTGTTTCTCTTAGGCCTCTCCGCGACCAGTCTTGCGATTGGCACAAGCCTCGCCGCCGTTGCCATGCTCGGCTTCTTGACCAGAGCAATTATCTCTCCAGCTACGTCTACTCTAGCGAAGCTCATCGCCGAGCAGCAAACAATTAAGGCACAACTACGACAAGACCTTATTCAGTGGGAAGGCGAGTCTGAGGATCGTCGGCGGCGAATCGAAACCACCAAAAGCACAATCAACGAACTGGCCGACTCAAACCGCATCGAACGAGAGCAACTTCTCAAAGAAAACTGGAAGACGATGCAGGGTACCGAATGGCAAGAATTCCTCGTAAAGGTATTTGAAGCCCTTGGGGCAAGTGCCCAAATGGCACGTACCACAGGTGACGAAGGAGTCGATCTCCTCGTTCGCTTCGGCGAAATGATGATCGCCGTTCAAGCAAAAGGGTTTGTCGGCAGCGTCGATAAAGAAGCCATTCAACAAGTCGTTGCCGGCAAAGCACACTATGGTTGCGATCGTGCCGCGGTAATAACGAATAGCCGCTTCTCTGCGCCTGCCCGATCGATCGCATTGGGCCATTCGTGTTTTCTCATCGGCGAGCAAGAATTCCCTGCATTCGTGATGGGGAGTAACCTAGAGATGTTTCAGTGA
- a CDS encoding alpha/beta hydrolase, which translates to MDPSNSQTSTPKPNPIARTGGRVLRLVLLIYLGICLLLMVMESRLIYIPPPARDAYVEAERLGGEEARFQAEDQTNLHGWYFPKSGSKRAIVYFHGNGEDADQNVDLGAYLRDCLDASILVFDYRGYGHSEGTPDEDGIIGDSVAAQKWLAKQTHLDPSKVILFGRSLGGGVAVAAAEQLGAKALILHSTFANMDDIAASQYPFIPVRWLMRNPFRSLQRMKHFTGPVLQFHGTADELIPIEYARPLYEAVTNKHKKFVEIPGGRHNDPLAANFCEVVNEFLIGIEPSETSK; encoded by the coding sequence ATGGATCCATCGAATTCACAAACGAGTACACCGAAGCCAAATCCTATAGCAAGAACGGGAGGTCGAGTTCTCCGTCTTGTGCTGCTCATCTACCTCGGTATTTGCCTCCTCCTCATGGTGATGGAGAGCCGGCTCATTTACATCCCGCCTCCCGCTCGGGACGCTTATGTGGAGGCCGAGCGATTAGGGGGTGAAGAAGCAAGGTTCCAAGCTGAGGATCAAACCAATCTCCACGGTTGGTACTTTCCCAAGAGCGGTTCGAAGCGAGCGATTGTCTATTTTCATGGCAATGGTGAAGATGCAGATCAAAACGTTGATTTAGGTGCTTATTTACGTGACTGTTTAGATGCCTCGATTCTTGTATTCGACTATCGGGGCTACGGTCACAGCGAAGGCACGCCCGATGAAGACGGAATCATCGGCGATTCCGTAGCCGCTCAAAAATGGCTCGCCAAACAGACCCATCTCGATCCGAGCAAAGTAATCTTGTTCGGACGTTCCTTGGGTGGCGGCGTGGCCGTGGCTGCCGCGGAGCAACTCGGAGCCAAAGCGCTCATTTTGCACAGCACCTTTGCCAACATGGACGATATCGCAGCGAGCCAATATCCGTTCATCCCCGTGCGATGGTTGATGAGGAATCCCTTTCGTTCACTGCAGCGGATGAAGCATTTTACTGGACCTGTACTTCAATTCCACGGAACAGCGGATGAGTTAATCCCGATCGAATATGCCCGACCACTCTACGAAGCGGTGACAAACAAACATAAGAAGTTCGTCGAGATCCCTGGCGGCCGACATAACGACCCCTTGGCTGCCAATTTCTGCGAAGTCGTGAACGAATTTCTTATTGGGATTGAGCCATCTGAAACGTCCAAATAG
- a CDS encoding alpha/beta hydrolase, with translation MLSILERLLVFPAPPVNEDDWDVPDLPFEDIYFHAQDGTRLHGWFVPHPEPKAVVLYCHGNGEYVAQLANRLRVLRERIGVTVFAWDYRGYGHSEGQPHETNVVADARVAHMWLAERTGLKPSDIVLIGRSLGGAVAVELAAEYQVRGLALDRTFASLVDAAAHNYPWLPVRWLMKNRFSSLERIQHYHGPLLQTHGTADHIVPFEMGKQLFDAAPGKNKRFIEVPDGDHSGPLPDYCYEALVEFIDSLEPVGNAYR, from the coding sequence ATGTTAAGCATTCTCGAACGGTTGCTCGTGTTTCCTGCCCCGCCGGTGAATGAAGATGACTGGGATGTCCCCGATCTCCCGTTTGAGGACATCTACTTCCACGCACAAGATGGCACTCGACTGCATGGGTGGTTCGTGCCCCACCCTGAGCCGAAGGCAGTCGTATTATATTGCCACGGCAACGGCGAATATGTCGCCCAACTCGCAAATCGGCTGCGTGTTCTGCGCGAACGGATTGGAGTCACCGTGTTCGCCTGGGACTATCGTGGGTATGGCCACAGCGAGGGCCAACCTCATGAAACGAATGTTGTTGCGGACGCCCGTGTGGCTCACATGTGGCTTGCTGAAAGAACAGGACTCAAACCCTCTGATATTGTGCTGATTGGTCGATCGCTTGGAGGCGCCGTCGCGGTAGAGCTGGCAGCCGAATACCAAGTGCGAGGCTTGGCACTCGATCGAACATTTGCATCCCTGGTCGACGCGGCGGCACACAACTATCCCTGGTTGCCAGTGCGCTGGCTTATGAAGAATCGTTTTTCTTCTCTTGAGCGGATTCAACATTATCATGGACCACTACTGCAGACCCACGGCACAGCCGACCACATCGTGCCGTTTGAGATGGGGAAGCAATTATTTGATGCAGCCCCCGGCAAGAACAAACGCTTTATCGAAGTCCCCGACGGGGACCATAGCGGTCCACTTCCCGATTATTGCTACGAAGCACTGGTAGAATTTATCGACTCGCTCGAACCGGTGGGGAATGCGTACCGGTAG
- a CDS encoding PrsW family glutamic-type intramembrane protease: protein MTWQHYLRVKSRDPAYLWRMVIGIIAAGVVLGWLAHQLTGGLGFSGPALRAGRDRLEELASGGQWWQVWWEIPQRMFVDFSPGVIALALLAGCCWLVFLLQALRSDTLRDWRVWGALVAIALGGLSVWPTRFFSLWQEYRWHLEFSPEMLPGLRFFVLGVGLREELAKLLCLLPLLALIVRKRDEAAALILSGCVGLGFAINENMGYLTSSQGSDTLGRFLTANPFHIALTGLIGLAVYRACLDFRNQGPQALAVFGVLVFAHGLYDAVIVLPDLAEYAMGGLIIFALVMYQFFHELRSLRPQGGDTISLTATFLAGVSLLTAGTFIYISALAGTATAADNLMTDVIGLGVMVYLFLREMPETMVNV, encoded by the coding sequence ATGACATGGCAGCATTATTTGCGTGTAAAATCTCGTGATCCCGCTTATCTCTGGCGGATGGTGATTGGAATCATCGCGGCCGGCGTGGTGCTTGGCTGGCTAGCTCATCAGTTGACTGGTGGGCTAGGGTTTAGCGGACCTGCACTTCGTGCCGGCCGCGACCGGCTCGAAGAACTGGCCAGTGGCGGCCAATGGTGGCAAGTTTGGTGGGAGATCCCGCAACGGATGTTTGTCGATTTCAGTCCCGGCGTGATCGCATTGGCCTTGTTGGCAGGTTGCTGCTGGCTCGTGTTTCTGTTGCAGGCGTTACGTTCGGACACTCTGCGCGATTGGCGGGTTTGGGGAGCTTTGGTTGCAATCGCTCTGGGGGGCTTGAGCGTTTGGCCGACGCGATTCTTTTCATTGTGGCAGGAATATCGCTGGCATCTCGAATTCAGCCCCGAAATGTTGCCGGGTCTGCGCTTCTTTGTGTTGGGTGTGGGACTCCGCGAGGAATTGGCCAAGCTACTCTGTCTACTTCCGCTGCTGGCACTGATAGTGCGGAAACGAGATGAGGCGGCAGCGCTCATCCTGTCGGGATGCGTCGGATTGGGATTCGCCATAAACGAGAACATGGGATACCTCACTTCGAGCCAGGGAAGTGATACGCTGGGCCGTTTCTTGACAGCCAATCCATTTCACATTGCTCTGACGGGATTAATTGGCTTGGCAGTTTATCGTGCCTGTCTGGATTTCCGCAATCAAGGTCCACAGGCCTTGGCCGTGTTTGGCGTGTTGGTGTTTGCCCATGGACTCTATGACGCGGTTATCGTGTTGCCTGATCTGGCCGAGTATGCCATGGGAGGACTGATTATTTTTGCTCTGGTGATGTACCAGTTCTTCCACGAGCTACGCAGCCTGCGACCTCAGGGTGGCGACACGATTAGCCTGACAGCGACATTTCTCGCAGGTGTCTCCCTACTGACTGCCGGGACCTTTATCTACATCAGCGCACTAGCAGGGACTGCCACTGCCGCCGACAACTTGATGACCGACGTCATAGGTCTGGGAGTGATGGTTTACCTTTTCCTGAGAGAAATGCCCGAGACGATGGTCAACGTGTGA